A region of the Primulina eburnea isolate SZY01 chromosome 7, ASM2296580v1, whole genome shotgun sequence genome:
TTCCAGACCGATACTAAAACAATTGACTGGATACAATCCAAGTTCTAGGTGCTATGAATATAATCAAGGCAATTGTTGAAAGACGACGGACTCTCCTTATTTCAAACTTGATATCTCTTTggcttttataattttttacatTTCTAGTTGATTTCATTTTCTCCAAATGATTTGTTGTTCCTATCACTtgattgaaaattaaatattcaGGCTTCTTGTGGGCATAGCGCGGCTTTTTATGGTGACAATTAATAGCTGAGACATGACAAGTTTGGTTTCAATATTTTCCATTAAACAATTTTTTACAGAGAAGAAAACTTCCACGATCAAATTTggggaaaaaatgaaaaatatcatacaaatGATGGCAGCATAATCGCAATGTAATGAACTCGGTACATAATGATATTCACAGAAAAAATCAAGAACATTAGGAACATGCAACTTTTTCCTGAATCGATTGTGTCATGTTCCTGGACTTGTAGGAACATGGGTGATATCCTGGAAAACCTGAAACCTGTTCCTccgatttattgattttttcgTCTGAACCTTTGCcttcaaaatttaaaactttcaaTGGCAATGGCGAAGCGCAACAATTTTTTGATGCGCCTGGATTTTGATACTGATCAAAATTACACAATGATGGTCTTAATAATTTCTCAGGTTGTGTAAACATTTCCACATCCAAGATCAATAGCTCTTTCGTGGGGATGGGAGTTTGTGGAATCAAGTTGGAATTCACATTTTCGTCATCAAGTCTTTATTCACCGAAACAACAGACATCTTGCCTGGAGATTGGTAAGATAACAAAGATTCTGGAACATGGTTGCCTGAAACTTTTTTTGGAAAATCTATTTCCCAACATTTCGAAGCttgctcttcttcttcaaccATATCAACCCAGCTTTTTTTGCATTCACATGTTATATTGTCGGGTATTCTTTAAGACAAACGTTGTCAACAATTTCTTCAGCATCGGGTTTCAGCTGGATATTCTTCAGTCTTTCTTCATTATATCTCAGTGccagttcagtttcagtttcagtttcagtttcagATTGTTCGAAGAAAGACAATTTCCGACAGAAGCCTCCATTATTAGCCTTCGCATTTCTTTGATTTCCATTATTGGAGGAGAATGAACATTTTCTTGGCTGTGTGAATGGAAGTTTTGGAATTTTTCCATTGTAGAATGGAGAACCGTACAACGGTTTCAACACACAATCTGCTTCTTCTCGGCTCACATTGTACACACGGTGGTTCGATTTCCTGtcaaaataagaccttttttcATAGGGAAATTCCGTAAATGCACCTAGATTCATATTCTTGAAGGACAAACAGATGTCTGTTTGTTTCACAGGTTCAAGAATACCCTGTGCCTCCAACTCAACGAACATTCGGGAGGCACGTTCATAGGACTTCGCAAAGGATTCATCCATAGGCCCACGGTCAGATGAAATTCCTGTTGCTTGCAAGCAACAATTTGGCTTCTGTTAACTTATTCATGCGCATCAAACACATTGCTAAGTTGCACTGCTTGTTCTTATCTTGTTCAATAGATAGTGCTtttctgcatcaaaacacattgGTGCAAGATACTTCATTATTTAAAACAATCAGTATTTAGCACAATAAACTTCAGATTTACAAAAAAACCTGTAATGTTCTTCTGCGGACTTGAAATCTTTCAGCAGCATGTAAGCCCAAGCCAAATTCCCCAACAATCTTCAGATAAATTTAAAAGCAAATAAGTTAATCAGACTTTTTCTAAAAAAAGGTTTTCAGTTTCATTTATTTAACGTGAATATAAACCTAGAGTAGTCTTTTTCAACTGTGATCTGAAATTTCTTTCCTTGAGATCTTGCCATCTTCATCCTCTGGCCACCAAAAGCTGTTCCATCTTCTAGTTGCTTCAATTTTAGTTTAAGCATTTCAATCTCTTCCTCAATCCTGCCAGATTTCTGCATTAACCAAAAAGATTTTCAAGAATCAGCATGTCATATTGTAGTTATCATAAAAACTTTATTACCTTGTAGAGTTCAACCAGTATGTTATCAAGGGATTCTTGAGATTCAAGGGGACATAGATGACGAAATGACTTAACGGCCTCAACTGCCTCATCTGCCCTATCCAATTGTTTCATTACAACTGCCATGTCTTTCAGAGCACTATCAGCTCGATCGCCAGAATTTATAGCAGCCCAAAACATGGAAACAGCCCTGCTTGGGTCCTTGTCTACCAGCTGTTTTTTAGCATGGAATCAGCaaaccaaatttttttaataattaagtaCTATTGCAAGTAAACGATTTTGAGCTTTCAAGGATTCTCGCATTATAATCATTATTAATTCATAAAATCATAACTTCTTTGTAAGTAATTTTTAAGAACAGTCTTGACAGCAACCTAGTCTGCCTAGATAGAACAGGACGCGGGCATAGAATTTGATTCTAATCTTTTTTTCCTTTGCAATTATATCCTTTGGATATGAATGTCCACTGAAGCAAGATACATGCTTCGACAATAAAATCCATGTATTTCCGTCAATATCCATTACCTAACGATTAATCAAATGATTCATTTTCATTATCACGAGGGGAAAAAAACAAATATCTTATATCCCTGAAAAAATATAAAGCATCAATCAAATTTCAACAATGTAAATAAAACCAcaaattcaaaagaaaaaaaaaaaaaaaaaattaattcaagaaaCAGGAAAATGGCATCAATCAACGGTCACCTGGACATGCTTGGCTCTACCATACGGAGAGTCACCGGAAGGAACTTTGTGAAAGACATGAAAAAGATCAGTTTTCCCCTGAGACGACCTTCTCGGCTTCTTCTCCGATCCAGGCATCACCGGAGAACACCGGCTGGTCTTCCATGTCGGCGGCGGCGTCAAGAATACTCTAGGTTGAGAACTGTAGTAACTGTCGTACTCATCAACACTACTGTTACTCGGCATACCCTCTCAAAAGATAATCAAGTAATGGATAAAAAAATCTCCTTGATAAATTTCAGACCCTTTTCTTCAGATTCCAAGAAATCCTACTAATGGCGTTGTTGAAAATCAATCAAGAAACAAGTTTCttcaaaaaaaatcaagaatatGAAGAGACGGGATGTGCACAAAGATGAGCATGAGAAAAAACACGATTGAGTGCACGAAATCAGAGAGGTGAGATTCGATAGTGTTTGGTCGAGAAAATCAATTCACCACGATTGAGGAGAGTAGCCGTTATCTGAGTATCTGTTGGGAAAGGAGGCATCTTCAGGTATATCGTACGTACCCTTAGTTATCAGCACGAACGGGTCGGGTTGAAATTTAACCCGTCAgttatttatttgattatttCTCTCCAATGTGACTTCAAATTACCCGGTCAAATTGAACACTGGAACTTGTATATAAATTTGTTATCCTTTATTTATAGAGTAACGGAGGAAATTATCTTATTATTCTTAGGTACAAAAGTGTGCAAAAAAAAAGAACTAGTCTAAGCTCGAGAAGCAAGAGCGTGAACAACTTCATTGGTCGTTCGCCGACAACGTGGAATGGATAGGAAACAAGCGAGGCCCCAACACAATAAAACGAAGGCTTGTTAATCGGCTGGACAACATTATGATACGTGCCATCGCTCAAGAGCCATGTAACCACTTCCACACTTCAAGCATTATTTAATTATTCTTGTTAGTTCGATGAATAAGTCGGTGATTCTCTATATTTTTTGCATGATTCCCTATATATAAACGAGTCTTTAGTACATATATTCACTTCCACTGCAGTAAAATGTCAAAACATTGTTCGAACCTAGCAGCATcatgttaaaaaaacaaaactaTTCTTTTTTTGGGAGCAGATCTTCGATATTCCACTCCCATAGGACTACATATTGATGACCAAATTCCATTTTTGCCACACGATCATAGTCATCATCAGATCTTCTAAATATAGCGATTTGGGACGCAAAACCAGGTTCAGTATCAGCAGATCCCCCAACGCCACTGAATGCAACACTGTAGTTATGTCTAGCAGCCAAATCAGATGCCCAGTGATTAAACTGTGATCTAGTCCATTCAAATTTATGGTCATGATTTCGGAATTTACAGCTCTGGGCTTGATTTTTTTCATTTGGATCCTCTTCTTGGCTTTGTGGTGTAGATCCCTGAAGAATGACATTGTACTCGTAGTTTGGGGTAGAGACAATAAGAAACTTGGGACAGAAAGAGCTGAGGACTACATCACCAAATAAACACGCGTCTTTCTCCTCCATGTGCTCAATCACCTTTCAGAATGATGATTTTCCGTGTTTACCAAATCAGAAACAAGATGGATGCAAAGAAAATTGGAACCATAGCAGCTTCAAAGTAAGAAAGGAGAAACTAAGTACCTCCAAGCAAGTTGCAATATCAAAGCCATGCAACCGGGAATCATATTTCGTGATAGAGCCATCATATAGCACTGCAGACTTGATCACGCTAGATGTATCCTTGGCACCCAATAAGCTGTTTAATTTTGTGTGTAGGGACTGCAGCAGTAGAAAGATAATTTGTAATTTGCCACGAGATTTAAGATTAAACAGGCACAGTTGGTCCAGAGAATTAGCTGGAATGGATCATATATGTAACTGCAAGTCATAAACCTCCCTTCCTGGCTGGAAAATTCGAGTCAGGAATGAGCCACAAATATTTTGTTTACCTGCTTTCTGGCTAAAAATTATTGTTACAGCAATTAAGATATCTTGTGATTAGTCCAATCAAGAAGGAGAGCCCCGATAAATAGATGACCATTACTGGTTATCTTGAAGTTATTAATCATTCCTCATCTCACCTCCAATCAAGCACGCCAAAAGTAGTGTTGGCGACTTTTTTTGGGGGAATGGGGGAAGTAATACCTTGTTCAAGATAGCATCAAACGGCTTATAACAGAAACAAAAACAGACTTACATAGAGAAAAATTGTGGAGATGACAACAAAAGCATTAACCAGCTTTACATGCCACAGCAGTAAATGCTACGTACCTTGGCTGCCCGTGCAAGACTTCTCCGTGAAATATCAACGCCTACTATTTTTTCCAGAGAGGTAGGATACAATAGCAAAGAATCCAATAAACTTCCAGAACCGCAACCAAAATCAACCTGCAATGAAATTGAATCAGTCCCAAATACCAAATCATTATAGCTGGAAACCAGCATGAAGTATATCAACTAATACCAACGAGGATGCAGAAAATTCTTTAATATGTCGCACTGCAAATTCAACACGCTGCTTTGACAGAGGGGGACTGAATAAAGCTTGCTCCATCCTCTCTTCCAATGGTTCTGTCACCCGCATTAGAGTTATATTGTACTCCAATTTGCAGCTTCCTGCCGAAGAACACAGAAGGAAAGTGAtgcaaaataaactgataagaGGATAAAGAAGTAGGTCTTTACCTGGCAAGATTAGGGTCTAGTTATTTTAGATAAGCAAGTATTCAGTATAGCCTTAGGGGAGAGATTCGCATACAAACAAAAAATGATGGCACAAACTACTTACTTGAAGATAATAACGATAAAGTTGCTGCAGAATCACCAGCTGCTGCCAAAATAAGCTCACAGGGAACCAATTCTGTTTGAACATTAGAAGACTGGCCAACAGTCATTTGTGCTACAGCAACTTCAAGATCAGGCAGCACTGCTTCGTTACCTACCTCAAATTCAAACTCTTCACAACTTTCAAGGTGTTCCTTCATGCGGCCTCCATCAGTGACCAACGAAACAGAGTAACATACAGAAGCTAGAGAGCCATTCGAGGGAGTAATTCCAGAACTTTGACCCGCAACAGCAACAAAAGCCGGTTCATCTTTAACTACATTACCACTGCAGTTATAGTTTAATAGTTTGAGAGATTGTGCAATTGTGATTCCGCATTTATGAATAGATTGGCATGATGCAAACTCCTTCGAGAGGTAATGAAGAGATAAGTGAATGTCAAGTTTTTTGGCAACTGCATTCAGCTTCTCCACAGATGTGTCAGGTTTTTCAAGAAATATATCCAACCAAGATAGAACTTTCAAAGCAGCACTTTGGATGGCATCGTTCTGCTTTCTATAAGCTTCTTGAGGCGAGCATCGTAAGATCAACTCCTGCTTTTTGGAATATATTTTTACTTCACAACTAGATGCTTCAGTAGATCCCACCAGATTGCCACTGCCACAGCTAGCAGCAAGGACCGCTTCACTTTTTTCATCTCTATCAGCCTCCATAACTTCCAGCTTTTTATGGGATTCAGGTAAATCTTGAGATGAATCCGATGAAATTAATTGAACAGAGAAAACAGGTTCAGATATATGATGAAAACGACAGATGGTACAAAGGATGTCCCTCGGCAAGGATCCTCTCCAATTGTTTCTTGTAGTAAATGCTAATGGCAAGTTAGCAGCGAGTATTGCCTCTCTAGATATCTTATATGCCCCGTTAGGTATCCTGTTCACGAGTATCCTAGACAACAAGATTAAAAAAAACTGTATTAGGTGACATGCAAGTTCTCAAAGCATCAGAGTAGAATTGTCCCCATGTAGGAATGTCGCAGACCGAAACACttatatttcaaaaattaatgGGGACGATTAACAGCCCCTAACAGAGCTAGAGTCCAACCTATAATATGTGCGCAAGGCAACAGCTTCATGGAAAAGATCAGTAGACTTCCACGTGTAACCGACAGATGCCAAAATTGCATCACCATATACAAATTGACCAGAGAAGTAACTTGCCCTCTCATTTAATGATTCTTCAAGATGAATGTGTTGTTTCACATCATGCTCTGACAAATGTTCCCAGAGCTGTCGCTTGGGAGCAGGGGAATATATTCTCAATTCGGAGGAAGCTTTGCCTATCGTTCTGCATATGATTAGATTTTTATTTAGTTACAGATAGGAAAACAAAAACTTGCAAGATATCTTACAGAATAAATGGGGCAATCACCCATTATATGGAACATGAATTACACAGCTCATTTTCTACATGCATGTTTCTCATTGGAGATAAATTCTACTTGTAGCCCCATTAGTCCAGATAAGAAGACCATCTTCATAATTAAGGACTTGTATTATTTCCAAATGTTAGCTAAGCAGTGTTCATCATGCCTTAAATCCGTAACGAACTTGATCCAGTAAGCTTTCAGAAAGTAGCAGACAGAAGAGAGTACCCATCTTTCATCCCATATGTGCACTAATCTCACCTGGATATCAGAACATTAGAAGCCTCATTCACACCTAATTCATGACCAATAACATCAAGGTAATAACCAGTTTCAGCAATGTTAAGCTTCAAGGCTTCCACATCCTTGTATGGTGAAGCTGGAATCCGTATTACTTCAATTGTACTGCCATAACACAAGCTTGATCCATGGTCTGTAGAAGGTTGTATGATCTCAGGAGGATACGGGTTTCTCCTCTTTAGTGAAAGTTGCTCCTCAAATGGCAAAACCATATCATTTTGTTTTGCTGCTGCCTTGAGAACTAGTGACATCACTAGCAGTGGATTCGATTCAGCTGCAGGATTTATGTGTATACATATGTTACCAATCTTTGCATCATAAAGTGCTATCACAGACACAGGAACACAACCATTGAAGTGGCCTTCTCTTCTCAAAGCTGCTCTGAAGTGACCGCTGAGTGGGTGGAGAGAAGAAAGGAACTTCACAAATACCAAAGAAAATGGGAAACTTGGAGTGTCAAAAAGTGAACGGAAAGTAAACTTTAACTGCATATAGAATAAAGCATCAAACGAACATATAGATCCAGAACATTCTCTTCATAAGCTAATTGTCCTTATTGCATTGTGACATCAACAGGCACCAACACGCAAAAGAAACAATCCAAATTTTCAGTTTTCTGAAAGAAAAAGAGTAACAGACGCCACACACGTGAACCAAATCATGTTAGTTGTCGAACAATCCCATCTCAGCAGAAGTGCTAGAACCCCTACTATATCGCCCTTAACCACAATCTATATAACTTCAATTTGCTCATTGAAAAAGGCTTAAAATTTAACATGACAAAAGGGAAGATGAATCTGATGTTTAAAAGGAAAAATTAAGATCAATGATGACTATTATGGAGAGCAACATCAGAACTCCTTAATAGTGGAGACAAATTCAAATAGAATGAAAGTGTGCAAGGTATGACAAGAAGAGGCAATTCATTCACACAAGTCCATCTAATAAGCTTTGCCACCCAGACTAGAACTGATATACTGCAGGCACATACCTCATTAGCAAATAGAAAAACAAGACGGCTAGTCAAATCATCCCATGCTTCAAGAATGGTAGGCTTATATTCTTTCTGACGAATTCCAAGCTGCAAGGCACATTTAGATTTTACAGATAAAGAATGCATGCTTTGGGATAGTAACAACATATTTCAGACCTCAGGTCCAGAAACAAGGAAGCCCAAAAAAATCAACATATATTCAGGATAAAATAGCTGGAAAATCACGGGTTTATCATACTGATTTTTATACAAGGTAAATCAGAAACAAACAATCAGTTGAATCTATGATAATAGTGTTTGCTGCGTCCTAAAAGGAATAAACAGTCTAAAACTTTGTTACCGACAAAGAATAAAATGTGAAACCTTTTCTATGGCCTTCTCTGCAGCTGATTGTTCGGCATCCTTTTTCCTTTTAAAGGAATCAGAGACAACAACAATTTCAGGAAGTAGTAGGGTGCATCGGTAGAGGCAGGGTCCCTTCTGCAGGACGGCTAGCCCTGGACATCCGTTTTGAGTTAAATCTTGTACTTCCTCAACCTTATAGATGGCTTTATCACCAAATCTCTGGTGTATAATTGCCTTGGGTGTCATCAGTGGCTTTTTCGCAGCGTTAGATGTGGATTTCACTGCTTCCATCATTATCCCAGCAGTTTAGGTTAGGGGTGAAATCTTATTTGGCAATCATCTATCAAGAGCTGTGTTCCCAGGGCCAAGCTCCTGCACAAAGTGAAAACCCAAATGCTGTCATTCTTCCTGTGTAGTAGTACAAAGAAAGAAGTAAATGATTCCACAAAAAGGGTattcgataaaaaaaaaaaaaacagtaccTTCGCATCAGCAATGCTTTCGGTGTAAACGCTCCTCTGCATGATTACGGGTGATTATCAGTGTGTTCTGCGTGATGTGTGTGAGAGAGGACAAGGGATTGGCACTCCAAACGTTTTTTttccttatttattttttcttcctAAAAGACACCCAAAAGTTTCAGCAGCACGGAGTATTAGTACTGGGTTTTGGGTTTATGCAAGGGAGACTGGGAGACGACTTGCGGGACTGTAGGAGGGACCCCTTTTATTCATGAAGCGGATACCTCCGTTGCCTATCCCTACAGTTTTCTGCAGTGCGATTTCCTAACTACTAATTGATGCTTGATAAAACCCGTGTGAAATCTAATTTTGAAGATAACCATAAACATCAAAtagattatttttataatttttatgtgTATAAATATATGTATGTAAAACGAAATATTGTAATATAAGTAGCTTAAAAATTGTAAattaaatctaaaaataaatatttagcgTTTTATAAACATTTATATTCGATAATAACGACagtaactcaaatattttaacataaaaattgaCTAAAACAACACAATCTAAGCACCGATTATCATCATTAGTATTGAATCGAAagcatttgttatgaatttgaataattattttttattgcaaAATTTAATATAACAGAAAATCGAAAAGTTTTAAAAGAAAGTGAAAGTAAATAAATTTGATTCGACTTGctaaagtttaaaaaaaatgcttATTTTTGCAAAATGCAATGAATGTTGAAGAAAGAATAATCTTTTGGGCTGTGGAATTAAAGTATGTTGTGATCCTCTTGTGAACACACGACATAAATAGAACGCGGCATTGCTGctgtttgaaataaataaagaatTCTCCATACTTTCCTTTTAaagaattttcaaaaataaccaTTTTGTAATACAATAAgatatagacaaaaacttgtacgAGACGATTtcatggatcgtattttgtaagaccgatcttttatttgaatcatctatgaaaaattattactttttatgtaagAGTTTTACTTTTACTGTGAATATCAGTAACATTGACCCCTCTCATATATAAAGAttagtgagaccgtctcataagagatcTACTCTAATAtatagaaaattaaagataagATAAGActgaattatataatatatatatatatatatatatatatattatataattcaatcttatctttaattttttatggaattttttCTTTATCTGTCATGTATCAAGTCGGAGAGTTCGGGTATGCTTATTTTTCCACAGTTCACTTTTTGTAGGTGAATATTAACAAGGACGTCGAGTAATTCGATGCCACCCTTGGCAATCCAAAGGTGGTTATTTATTCGTGTGACGTTCATAATTTTTCAGTGAACCCCAAATACAAGAACAAACAACAATAATTGGATGCATCCTTGAGACATTTCCCAATTTCCAGGGAGGCACAAACTCTCACACAAGCCCAGTTGTGGTGCTAGTAGCAACAAAATGAAAGAGAAAAATTGGAAGAAAAAAAGTTTTATGAGAACAATTTTCCAATATGCAGCAGAATGGACAACAAATAAAGAAAAGTTCTACAGACCAAAGATCCAAGATTAAGTTACAACTCATCCTTCCCAGAAAAATAATGGCGAAAAACACAGGAGAAATCCTTTACTCCATGACCTTCATTGCAAAGCTCTGTGAATCTGCAAACCATGTTAGTGTATTATCAATTCATGTTCAGTTAACAAACATGTAAAGTTCTTATTAGTACTTCATCATATCGGTAAGCTCCCTTGACTGGGGAATCCATAATAGTTTTTGTATTTTACGGGGAAATCATATGTTCATAGAGAGGGGTGGTCGTCCCTGCTGATCCCTCTTTCTCTCAGGCAAGAAATTATACATGTCTGATCAAGTATCAGAAGATGTTATCTCGGGGCAAATGAAATGGGTTCATTAACAAGTTTGCCATGCTCTGAAGAAGTTAAAAGTCCAGAACTTACATCCTCTCTGCTAGAAACGTCAATGGACTAGATAGGCCAACTTCTTTGGCTGATACTGCTGCAAGGCCTAAATCTTTTGCCTAAGTATAGAGAGGGAAAATGAACACGACCACATCAAAGTTTGAAGCGAGTAATGTTCCAACAATTCACGAAGAGGGCCAACAGCAAAGTTGAAAGAGATGCATTTTAAACAAAGCTAAATTTAATTATGAGGTATCTGTGAAGCACATATGGTTGGAGATACTGTGGAGTATTTGGCATGAATCAGCTTGTATAAGGTGATGGAACCATATACCATTAGTTTGGCAGCAAAGCCGCCTTCATAATTCCTAGAAGCTGGCACTCCATCCATCACTCCAGGCACTGGATTGTAAGTATCACTGTGAATGATTTGGAAATTTGTGTCGTCATATTTATAATACCATGCCTCAACCGTGCATCAATTAAATCCAGTAAGATATCAAATAGCATTTTACCTGCTCCAACAGCGAGCACTTGAAG
Encoded here:
- the LOC140836685 gene encoding small RNA 2'-O-methyltransferase-like isoform X1 codes for the protein MMEAVKSTSNAAKKPLMTPKAIIHQRFGDKAIYKVEEVQDLTQNGCPGLAVLQKGPCLYRCTLLLPEIVVVSDSFKRKKDAEQSAAEKAIEKLGIRQKEYKPTILEAWDDLTSRLVFLFANEFLSSLHPLSGHFRAALRREGHFNGCVPVSVIALYDAKIGNICIHINPAAESNPLLVMSLVLKAAAKQNDMVLPFEEQLSLKRRNPYPPEIIQPSTDHGSSLCYGSTIEVIRIPASPYKDVEALKLNIAETGYYLDVIGHELGVNEASNVLISRTIGKASSELRIYSPAPKRQLWEHLSEHDVKQHIHLEESLNERASYFSGQFVYGDAILASVGYTWKSTDLFHEAVALRTYYRILVNRIPNGAYKISREAILAANLPLAFTTRNNWRGSLPRDILCTICRFHHISEPVFSVQLISSDSSQDLPESHKKLEVMEADRDEKSEAVLAASCGSGNLVGSTEASSCEVKIYSKKQELILRCSPQEAYRKQNDAIQSAALKVLSWLDIFLEKPDTSVEKLNAVAKKLDIHLSLHYLSKEFASCQSIHKCGITIAQSLKLLNYNCSGNVVKDEPAFVAVAGQSSGITPSNGSLASVCYSVSLVTDGGRMKEHLESCEEFEFEVGNEAVLPDLEVAVAQMTVGQSSNVQTELVPCELILAAAGDSAATLSLLSSRSCKLEYNITLMRVTEPLEERMEQALFSPPLSKQRVEFAVRHIKEFSASSLVDFGCGSGSLLDSLLLYPTSLEKIVGVDISRRSLARAAKSLHTKLNSLLGAKDTSSVIKSAVLYDGSITKYDSRLHGFDIATCLEVIEHMEEKDACLFGDVVLSSFCPKFLIVSTPNYEYNVILQGSTPQSQEEDPNEKNQAQSCKFRNHDHKFEWTRSQFNHWASDLAARHNYSVAFSGVGGSADTEPGFASQIAIFRRSDDDYDRVAKMEFGHQYVVLWEWNIEDLLPKKE
- the LOC140836685 gene encoding small RNA 2'-O-methyltransferase-like isoform X2, producing MMEAVKSTSNAAKKPLMTPKAIIHQRFGDKAIYKVEEVQDLTQNGCPGLAVLQKGPCLYRCTLLLPEIVVVSDSFKRKKDAEQSAAEKAIEKLGIRQKEYKPTILEAWDDLTSRLVFLFANEFLSSLHPLSGHFRAALRREGHFNGCVPVSVIALYDAKIGNICIHINPAAESNPLLVMSLVLKAAAKQNDMVLPFEEQLSLKRRNPYPPEIIQPSTDHGSSLCYGSTIEVIRIPASPYKDVEALKLNIAETGYYLDVIGHELGVNEASNVLISRTIGKASSELRIYSPAPKRQLWEHLSEHDVKQHIHLEESLNERASYFSGQFVYGDAILASVGYTWKSTDLFHEAVALRTYYRILVNRIPNGAYKISREAILAANLPLAFTTRNNWRGSLPRDILCTICRFHHISEPVFSVQLISSDSSQDLPESHKKLEVMEADRDEKSEAVLAASCGSGNLVGSTEASSCEVKIYSKKQELILRCSPQEAYRKQNDAIQSAALKVLSWLDIFLEKPDTSVEKLNAVAKKLDIHLSLHYLSKEFASCQSIHKCGITIAQSLKLLNYNCSGNVVKDEPAFVAVAGQSSGITPSNGSLASVCYSVSLVTDGGRMKEHLESCEEFEFEVGNEAVLPDLEVAVAQMTVGQSSNVQTELVPCELILAAAGDSAATLSLLSSRSCKLEYNITLMRVTEPLEERMEQALFSPPLSKQRVEFAVRHIKEFSASSLVDFGCGSGSLLDSLLLYPTSLEKIVGVDISRRSLARAAKPGREVYDLQLHI